Below is a genomic region from Acidobacteriota bacterium.
GAAAATGCCGAGCGGGAGTAACACTCCCCCCCACCCAAGCGGTAATAGGGAACGTAAATCTCTTGACAAGCCTCATGCGGATCTTTTAAACCGGGGACTGCCAGGCAGGCGGGAAAGAGGGGATATGTCGGAAAAAAAGAAGGCGCAGGAACCTGAAGGCGCGGCGAAGGGGATCTCCCGGAGGAGTTTCCTCAGGGACGCCGGGCTGGCCGCGGCCGTGCCGGCGGTGGCCCCCATCGCCCTGGGGGGCGCGGCCCCCGAGGGAGAGACTCTTGCGGCGCAGACGAAACCGGGGCCGGCCGAGGACACGTGCGGCGGCCCGACCATGGTGGAGCTGACGGTCAACGGGGAGCGCTACCGATGCACGGTCGAGCCGCACTGGAGCCTGCGGCAGCTGCTGCGCGACGAGGTCGGGTACACCTCGCCCAAGGACTGGTGCGGCGGACAGGGGGCCTGCGCCTCCTGCACCGTGATCGTGGACGGCCGCCCGGTCCTCTCCTGCCTGACCCTGGCCTGCGAGTGCCACGGAACCGTCGTCGAGACGGCCGAGGGGATCGCGAAGGCGAAACACCCCCTGGTCGAAGCCTACATCGACCACAACGCGTTCCAGTGCGGCTATTGCACCCCGGGCTTCGTCTGCACCGCCAAGGCGCTGCTCGACCGGAACCCGGACCCGACCGAGGCGGACGTGCGGGACGCCCTGGGGGGGAACCTCTGCCGCTGCGGCACCTACCAGCAACACCCCCCCGCCGTCATCGCCGCCGCCAAGGAGCTCGGGCGCGACAGGAGCCGGTCATGAAGACATGGAAGAGATTCGCCCATATCGACGCGGACTCGGTCGGGCAGGCGGCGGATTTTCTCCGCCGGGGGAACGCGGCGCTGCTGGCAGGCGGCACCGACCTGCTGGGGAGGTTGCGGTTCGAGATCCTGCCCGACTACCCGGAAGTGGTCGTCAACCTGAAGACCGTCCCCGGCCTGGACGGCATCCGTGAGGAGGGGGGGAAACTCCGGATCGGCGCCCTGACGCGGCTGGAGGATATCGCCCGCAGCCCGCTGGTCCGCACGCGCTGGGCGGCGCTGGCCGAAGCGGCCCATCGTACCGCCTCCCCCCATATCCGGGAAATGGGGACGATCGGGGGGAACATCTGCCAGCTCAACCGCTGCTGGTACTTCCGGATCCCCGACAACCGCTTCCCCTGCATCCGCAAGGGGGGGAAGACGTGTTACGCGATGGCGGGGGACAACCGCTACCACTCCATCTTCGGAGCCTTGAAATCGTGCCTGGCCGTAAACCCGGGCGACACCGCCCCGGCCCTGGTGGCGCTGGGAGCCTCGATCCGGACCAGCCGGCGCCTCGTCGAGGCCGAAAGATTCTGGGACATGAGCGTCCCGGGGTCCACGATCCTGGAGCCCGACGAGATCGTGACCGCCATCGAGATCCCCGCCCCGCCGCCGGGGGCCAAAAGCGCGTTCCTCAAATTCGCCATCCGCAAATCGATCGACTTCCCGATCGTCAACTGCGCCGTCATGACGGGCGGGGGGGACGTGCGGATCTGCCTCAACGCCGTCCATAACCGGCCCTGGAGGGCGACGGCGGCGGAAGAGGTGGTCAGGGGGAAGGCGATCGACGAGGCCCTGGCGGACGCCGCCGGCGCCGCCGCGGTCGCCGGGGCCCGGGCCCTGCCGGGGGACCGGAACAAGTGGAAGATCCAGATCGCCCGGACCCTGGTCAAGCGCGCGCTCCTGGCCTCCGCGTAGGGCCGGGGCACTGCCATGAGCGGCCTGGAATTCTCCGTTCCCTACAACAACGATCCGGAGACCCTCGACGAGATCGTCCGCCTGAAGGAGCGCAACGGGAACCGTATCCGCGAGGTGTATCTTTCCGGCCCGCAGGAGTACGCGGGCGCGGGGAGGATCGCCCCCGAAATGGGCTATGACGACCTCGAGGCCGTCGTCGGGCGCATCCGCGCGGCCGGGCTCGGGGCCAACCTGCTCCTCAATTCCGTATGCGAAGGGGACGACTGGTATTCCCCCGCCGTCCTCGGCCCGACGATGGAGTACGTCCGCCGCGCGCACGAGGAGCTGGGGGTGACCGCCGTCACGATCGCCAACCCCCTCTACATCCGGGAGGTGCGCCGCCGCTTCCCGAAGCTCGAGATCTGCGCCTCCGTGCTCGGGGACATCGACTGCGTCTCGAAAGCCGTCGTCTTCCGCAAGGCGGGGGCCGACGTGATCACCCCCTCGGTCGACATCAACCGCGATCTGGGACTCCTCGCAAGGATCCGGGAGGCGACGGGGGCGGAGATCAAGCTGATGGTCAACGAGGGGTGCCTCGCCCACTGCGCCTTCCGCAAATTCCACTTCAACTATATCGCGCACAAGTCCCGCCGGCCCTACGCGGGGAAAACGCGGCCGGAGGACAACGTCTTCAGCCTCAATTGCCTCGCCCTGTGCCGCGCCGACCGTTCCCAGATCCTGAAGTCGGGGTGGGTGCGGCCCGAAGACGCCCGGCGGTACTCCGGCGTGACCTCCTGTTTCAAGCTGGTCGGCCGCACGAGTTCGAAGTCGATGGTGGTGCGGGCGATAGAGGCCTACATGGACGAGAGCTGGGAGGGGGACCTGCTCGAGCTGATGGCGGGCAGCCTCTATTCGGCCGGCATGTCGGGGCTGCTCCACCTCGACAACCGGAGCCTGGGCGGGATGGGGTTCTTCGACCGGGTGACCTCCTGCGACCACCAGTGCGACCGCTGCACCTGGTGCGCGGAGGTGGCCCTCCGGCTTCTCCGGAGCGGGGTCTTCACCCCGGAAAAGCTGGGCGACCTGGGGCTCCGCTAGCTAGCGGATCTTCGCCATCACGGTCACGACGATGGCGAGGACGCAGACCGGGATCATCAGGTATCCCGCCACCGTCCAGGGCGCCACTTCCAGGATCCGGCCGAAGAGCGCCGGGCCGATGAACATCCCCAGGTTCTGGCACAGGGCGGCCACCCCCAGCCCGATCCCGGCCAGGCGGGGGGATCCCATGATTTCGGGGACGGCGGCCAGGCTGACGGGGGCGATCGGCCCGGCCACGAGGCCCGCGAAGACCACGAGCGCCGGGATCCCCCACCCGGTCACGCTGAAGGGGAAGAGAAAGACCAGGGCCAGGAAGGCGAAGGGGAAGACGATCAGCCGCTTGCGCGACCCGATCCGGTCGGACAGGTGCCCCCCCAGCATGCCGGAGATGGTGGCGATTACCATCATCATGCTGGTGATGAAGGAGGCCCCGGCGAGCGAATAGGCGCGCTCGGCGTGCAGGAAATCGGGGTAGAAGGTGGTCCAGGCCATCACCGTCAGGTTGAAACAGCCGAAGGAGACCCCGACAAACCAGAGGCTCCGGTTCGCCATGGCCCGCCCGAGGCTGACGGGCGGGGGGGCGGCGGCGTGGGTCAGCACTTCGGGGATCTCGTGCGCCTCGGACGGGCGGGGGAGGCGGAAGAGGAGGGCGAAGAGCCCGAAGGCGGCCGCGGCGACGGCGGCTCCCGCCCACCATACCGCGCGCCAGGAGTAGAGCCCGGCCAGGGCCGGGGCCCCGTTCAGGGCGGCGATGCTGGCAAGTCCCACCGAGCTGGTCCAGATCGCCATGGGGAGGCCGCGCCGGGCGGCCGGGAACCAGACCGCGATGGCCGAAGGCGCGGCCACCATGATGAGGCCCATGCCGGCGCCCTCGATGAAGCGCCCGGTGAACAGGAGCGCGGCCGATCCGGAGAGCGCCCCCATCGCCGCGCCGACGGCCACGGTGCCGACCGAGACGAGGCCCGTCGCCTTGATCCCGATCTTCTGCAGGATGAAGCCGGCCGGGATCGCGAGCACGAACCCCATGATGGAGAAGATCGACATGAGCATGCCGGCGCTCGAGTAGTCCAGGCCGAAGGCGTCCCGGAGGATCGGGAGCACGGGCGGCACCTTCATCTGGTTGAGCGGCGCGGCCAGCGTGGCCGCGTACACGGACAGCAGTACGACCCACGCGTAGCCCGGCGTCGGTGCCGCCGTCCTCGCTGTCGTTGGTGCCTGGGGCTTCATCGCGTTTCCTCCGAAAGGTTCCGGGTGTGGGGCCGATCATAATTCATGGTCCCGGTTTCGGGTAGCGAATTATCGAACCGGAGAAAAAAGGGCCGCGGGCCTTCCCGTCCGGGCGTTTTCGCGATATGGTCATGTGGCCGCCGAACACGGTCCCCGGGCGTCAGCGGGGGTTCGGCGCCGACAGATCAGGAGACCGGTTCCATGCCGCAAAAGTCCGTGCCGTTCACGAAGGAGTTCATCGAGGAGGTGGCCCGCCGCTACCCCACCCCCTTCCACATCTACGACGAGAGGGGGCTGCGCGCGAACATGCGCCGCTTCCGCGCCGCCTTCTCCTGGGTCGAGGGGTTCAAGGAGTATTTCGCCGTCAAGGCGTGCCCGAACCCCCATATCCTCGAGATCCTCCGCCAGGAGGGGTGCGGGACCGACTGCAGTTCCCTCCCGGAGCTGGTGATGTCGGAGCGGACGGGGATCACGGGGGAGGAGATCATGTTCTCCTCCAACGAGACGCCGGCCGGGGAGTACGTCAAGGCCCGCGAGCTCGGGGCCATCATCAACGTGGACGACATCACCCACATCCCCTTTATCGAGCGGCACTGCGGCATCCCCGAGGTGATCTCCTTCCGCTACAACCCCGGCCACCTGCGCCGCGGGAATTCCATCATCGGGGACCCGGCGGAATCGAAGTACGGCCTGACGCGCGAGCAGCTCTTCGCAGCCTACCCGCTGGCGCGCTCCAAGGGGGCCGTGCGCTTCGGGCTGCACACCTTCATCATCTCCAACCAGCTCGAGCGCCGCTATTTCGTGGAGACCGCCCGGATGCTGTTCGAGCTGGCGGTGGAACTCGAGGAGCGGCTCGGGATCCGCCTGGAGTTCATCAACCTGAGCGGCGGCATCGGGATCCCCTACCGGCCCGAAGAGGAGCCGGTCGACCTCGAGCGGCTCTCGCAGGAGATCCGGGCGGAGTACGAGCGGCTGCTCGTGCCGGCGGGGCTCCACCCGATGAAGATCTTCTTCGAGAGCGGGCGGATGGTGGCCGGCCCCTACGGGTACCTGGTCACCCGGGCGATCCACCGCAAGGAGATCTACAAGCGCTACATCGGCACCGACGCCTGCATGGCCCACCTGATGCGGCCCGCGCTCTACGGCGCCTACCACCACATCACCGTCATGGGGAAGGAGGACGCCCCGGCCGACCAGGTGTACGACGTGGTGGGTTCGCTGTGCGAGAACAACGACAAGTTCGCGGTGGACCGCCCCCTGCCGGAGATCGAGATCGGCGACCTGCTGGTCCTCCACGACGCCGGGGCCCACGGCCACGCCATGGGGTTCAATTACAACGGGAAGCTGCGCAGCGCCGAGCTGCTGTTGCGGGAGGACGGGAGCGTCGAGCGGATCCGCCGGGCGGAGACCCTGGACGACTACTTCGCCACCCTCGACTTCCCGAAGCCGGCGCGGCCGGGCGCCTAGGCGCCCGGCGCATGCGGGAGCGGAAGGATGGGCAAGGGAAAAACAACGTCGATACAGTGAAACTACTCTTTCCTATCCATCTCCAAAAATCCGGTCCGCAGCTTTTCGACCTTCTCCAGAGTCTCGTCAAACCTGTCTTGATAGTTCCGCGAGGCTTTGAGCATATCGACAACCAATCTATATCGTGACCGCTCGCCAGTTTCTCGTTCAAGGATGGTTTTGACGATTTTCCGTGTTTCGGGATTTGCGATCTCGGCCATGTCGCGGCCAAGCAGCCTTATGCCGGCAAGCATGCCGTCATGCTTCTCTTCCTGCAGAAGTTCGGGCTCCCGGTCGAACAATCGGTCAGAGTTTC
It encodes:
- a CDS encoding (2Fe-2S)-binding protein, which encodes MVELTVNGERYRCTVEPHWSLRQLLRDEVGYTSPKDWCGGQGACASCTVIVDGRPVLSCLTLACECHGTVVETAEGIAKAKHPLVEAYIDHNAFQCGYCTPGFVCTAKALLDRNPDPTEADVRDALGGNLCRCGTYQQHPPAVIAAAKELGRDRSRS
- a CDS encoding molybdopterin dehydrogenase, which codes for MKTWKRFAHIDADSVGQAADFLRRGNAALLAGGTDLLGRLRFEILPDYPEVVVNLKTVPGLDGIREEGGKLRIGALTRLEDIARSPLVRTRWAALAEAAHRTASPHIREMGTIGGNICQLNRCWYFRIPDNRFPCIRKGGKTCYAMAGDNRYHSIFGALKSCLAVNPGDTAPALVALGASIRTSRRLVEAERFWDMSVPGSTILEPDEIVTAIEIPAPPPGAKSAFLKFAIRKSIDFPIVNCAVMTGGGDVRICLNAVHNRPWRATAAEEVVRGKAIDEALADAAGAAAVAGARALPGDRNKWKIQIARTLVKRALLASA
- a CDS encoding MFS transporter, yielding MKPQAPTTARTAAPTPGYAWVVLLSVYAATLAAPLNQMKVPPVLPILRDAFGLDYSSAGMLMSIFSIMGFVLAIPAGFILQKIGIKATGLVSVGTVAVGAAMGALSGSAALLFTGRFIEGAGMGLIMVAAPSAIAVWFPAARRGLPMAIWTSSVGLASIAALNGAPALAGLYSWRAVWWAGAAVAAAAFGLFALLFRLPRPSEAHEIPEVLTHAAAPPPVSLGRAMANRSLWFVGVSFGCFNLTVMAWTTFYPDFLHAERAYSLAGASFITSMMMVIATISGMLGGHLSDRIGSRKRLIVFPFAFLALVFLFPFSVTGWGIPALVVFAGLVAGPIAPVSLAAVPEIMGSPRLAGIGLGVAALCQNLGMFIGPALFGRILEVAPWTVAGYLMIPVCVLAIVVTVMAKIR
- a CDS encoding diaminopimelate decarboxylase gives rise to the protein MPQKSVPFTKEFIEEVARRYPTPFHIYDERGLRANMRRFRAAFSWVEGFKEYFAVKACPNPHILEILRQEGCGTDCSSLPELVMSERTGITGEEIMFSSNETPAGEYVKARELGAIINVDDITHIPFIERHCGIPEVISFRYNPGHLRRGNSIIGDPAESKYGLTREQLFAAYPLARSKGAVRFGLHTFIISNQLERRYFVETARMLFELAVELEERLGIRLEFINLSGGIGIPYRPEEEPVDLERLSQEIRAEYERLLVPAGLHPMKIFFESGRMVAGPYGYLVTRAIHRKEIYKRYIGTDACMAHLMRPALYGAYHHITVMGKEDAPADQVYDVVGSLCENNDKFAVDRPLPEIEIGDLLVLHDAGAHGHAMGFNYNGKLRSAELLLREDGSVERIRRAETLDDYFATLDFPKPARPGA